The region atggttctatcttaggaATAccacataggataaatgatgaggtggaggagatagaaatcataagaaaaggcttgtcttcttatttaagagaagacaagagatgatttcTTAACACAATATGTTTCATCAtatttttaggaataactagttattaaagataaggttaagagatgacccattgtagacatgtttttttatcatctctaaattatatgcaagacttaagataagactattttATCAACCATTGTGCATGCCCGCGCTTGAAATCATGAGCTACTAACAAGTTACCTTTATATCTTTTGGGGATAAACACTATATCTACTCGGCTTAGATCTCCAAGGATTAGGTAGCGTCTCACCCGAATAAATCTAGGCACGGGCAGGCTTAAACCTAAAGTCGGAAGATTAGATTAGGCTCAGGCAGCCTGACAACGGCTTAAACCTAAAGTCGGATGATTAAATTAGGCTCGGGCTCTAAATTTAGACACAACGGTCAAGCCCAAAAGCCAAAGTACCTAAAAAAATGTGATTACTTTTAAAAGAAATGTAGTTATAATAATGCACATATGTACCCCGATATTGAAAAGAAAATAGGAAAAAATGCATTGTTATGTTATTCGAGTCAAGCCAGGTTGTGCTCGAGCTTCAGTTTGGGGTCGGGCTCCGACAAATGCCCAAGTCTACACCTGACGGGCACGGCAACAGTGGACCATGTCAAACCTCGCCAATGGTGCATTCAATAAAAATAAACATGACTGTCTCAAAAATATTAACTCCGTCCTGAATTATTCGTAttagatttttctagatacaaATGTATCTAAACATGAGTAATAAACAAGAACATAACTCTTTTTGTTTGTTGATGAGGAAAAAGAGTAGAGCTCGTGAACAGTACTGCTGCAAGGATCTTGGTACGTACTAGACCACATCCTCGCCCTTTATTTCTTGTTTGGACGGCTTTAGACGCGTATGCGCACGCCGAACGTTTATTCTACATAAGCCATGCGTGTTCTATGCATGCAGATCTCGATCAGGCCCGCCCGAAGCACCTAGCAAGTGAGGCTGCTCCCCGGGTCGACGCCGAACTGCTTGCAGTAGGCCCTGTAGTAGCCCGCCCGGGCGTTCATGGCGGCCGCGTTCCCGCCGTTGCACTCGCCGCTGTTGATCGCCCTGGTCGTCGCGCCGAACCCCCGCGGCAGGACCTGCTTCACGTTGTTCATCCAGAACCACAGCGCCGCCTTGAACGCCACCTCCGGGTCCTGCGCCACCTTCTCCGGGTTGTTCAGCCCGTCGAACCCCACGCTCTTCCCCGCCGCCCCGTAGTTGTAGTTCCACGTCAGCTGAAGCGGCCCGCGCCCGTAGTACCCCTTCCCCGAGGCGCACGGCCACTGCGTGTACTTCCTGTCGCAGTAGTTCTGGCTCGCCCCGCCGATCTCCTCGATGTAGCACATGTCTGTACACAAGTTATACATAGCCAGCATAATTATGGAGGACTAATTCAAGATTAAATTCGTCTTAGTCAGTTGATTGGAGCTGAACTTACGTCCGGTCTCGTGTGTGACGTGGGCGAAGAAGGCGGCTATCTCCCTCTTACCGTCGTCGCCCGTGCGGCCTTTCCCGAAGTTGGGGTTCGCCCGGGCGCCGGCCAGGAACGACCGGCGCGTGTAAAAGCTTTTGCCGGCGCACCCGTTGCCGGCCCGGGACTTGATCCCGTTGAAGAACGCCTCGGTGACGACGCTCTCCACGGAGGCGccggtcccgccgccgccgccgctccccgagCACGGGCCAGACTGACACCCTTGTCCACAGTAGGCGTCGGTAGTGCCGCAGTAGCCGTACTGGCTGCAGCACTCGTTCGCCCGGCAGCCGCACTTCTGCGCGGCCACCATTCCCGCGGCAGACAGGACTAGTGCTGCTACCCCGAGCACCAGGAACGGGAGCATCGCCATGGGCGACCTCGCCATGTCGAAATAAGGTTAAGGATGGCCAAGCTTGTCCCGCTCTAGGAAGCTGCTTGTTTACGAGATGAGTGTACTTGGCAAAGTGGTCGCAAGCGGTTTATATAGGCAGTGGACGTCGATCATTGCCGACGACTTCGGGCGTCAAGGTTGGACTAGATCAAACCGACCGTCGGTCAAAGAATCACGCGCGGCTCGTCGACTATCAAGACTTTTCTTTGCTCGTCGGTACACGAGAGTTTGGAAGTTTGCTACGTGCCCTGCCCCTGCACGTCGGCACGTCCTTGCACTATACGTGAGTTTGGAACTTTGCGACCAAATTGCTCGTTGGAATGATGGGGGATTAATCATTTAATCCCTGCGTGCTTCTCTCTCCAAGTTCGATCTTTTTTCCATTCTCCACGTCGGTACTCGGTAGTGGCCCTACCCGGGTGGTACGTGCACTATGCTCAGTGGTCAATTTTCCTCTTTGCGCACTCAGTAGTCGATCAGTTATACATGCATGGTCCCCCTAAAAGAAGTTATACATGCATGTTCGGATTTACGGAATATTCACAGAATGTGGAAAATTATTGATACCCAGCGTACATGCGTGTTCCCCCTCGATCAGTCTAGAAAGGAAGACTTCATGGCCACCCCACTATGGAAAAGTTGGGCCATTCCACGATAAATAAGTAATCTCCTGTTGACCCTCAAAAAATAAGTAGTCTCCGGTTGTCAGAGATTGCAGCGTTGGTGTGGGGGCTTCAATGGGGATCAACAAACTCTACTTACCACGAATTGCCATAGCCCTATACGCTTGCAGGTTCAACACCACGGAAACTCACTCTATTCTTCCCGAGATATCACAATAAATGCAATTCTCAACCACTACTGGTAGGCGTTGAGGTGGCCTCCAAACATTCACAAACTTTCCGGCAATAATCACAAGAACCGGTTGCTCGGTGAGAAACTCCTCAAGAACTTTTACGGTACATCACACTACCCAATATAATGTGTAGTATTTAGTTGATCCAACGGTTGATGTGGATCAAACAAACTATCGCTTTAAGGCATATAGGTAATTCTATATGCAGTGCACCGGCTCAAGTCCTCCGCCATCATGCTCAAAAAAAAAAAGTCCTCCGCCATCCCAACGCCGATGCAGTTAGTGCATGCACAAAACTGCACAAAGTAGCTCAGAGGAACCAGCGGGTGCGTCTACAAGACTACAACCCACGTAGCCACTGATCTCTCGGGCTGCCGGAGGTATGAGCTCGTACTGTCATGGTTCAAGTGCAAGTGGCGGACCCGTGATCGTAACCCAAGAGCATCAACACCTCCTGTCGAGGCTGAAGTGATGAGAACGACCACATCGGTGTTGGTTCAGTTCTTCTACGACAACCTTGTATGCTTTGGCCCGACTCCGACGGACGCCGAGCTCATGGAGTTCCCCGCTGACATGGAGGCCCTTCTTGGCCCATCGGGCATGAACGCCAACAACGAGGAGGCATGGACGTAGATGGTGGCCAAGTCTAGCTCGAGATCTAGGCCATGCGAGCGTGCGGCCTCTAGCAGGAGCCCGAGGTGTCCGGCGATGTGCTCTGACATCGACTTCGACTATGGCTCTCCTCAGACCACAATGGCGACGCCACACACCAGATGAGAAACACGACAAGTAACGGTGCATGTGCCGACCTTCATCTCCTCCCGTGGAACCTCGACCTCAATCCAAATTACCAGGCCATCATGTACTTCCGCGCGGTGACGACAATGAAGTAAGCTGGCTGTTCCTGCCCCAAGGTGTACGACGCAATACACGTATGTAGGTTGAACGTGCACGTACACAACAGCAGGTTGATCGCTTCCCTTTGATAGATCGATTCCGGCTGACATATGCACCACATGAATATGCTTGTCTGAATCTGCCTATGTGATTGATAAACTACCGAAAATGCCCTTAACTATTAAATATACTACCAAAAATCTGCAGCAGTATTGGCTAATCTAGGCCCCCTAACCACAAAATGAACGGTTTCAAATTATCTTGACGTACCATAAAAGGTCTCAACTCCTaccacctaggagtctccaacctccaaaaaaacaagatcaagggggaGAGTTTTAGACTTGTTCAAATCACAAATCTTGCTTTGgtcaaaagtgtgtgtgtgtgtgtgagagagtgaATCAATCCCTTGGTGAAATCCCTCTCAAGAATCTCTCCAGGGGGTCTAAGATTTAGTGTGGGAGAGTGATAGCTAGGGAGCATTTGGTGTCCTTGGGATGTTTTGTACTTAAGAGGTCAATCCTCTATAGAGGGTACGCAATTAGGGTGGCCCCTATAGCAGACCGGACCACTCACCCTGATCAGTCGGCCTTCATTCAGGGCCGCTATATCCTTGATGGAGTCCTAGTGTTCCACGAAGCTCTTCATGAGGTGCACTCCAAACACCTCAAGGCAGTCTTTCTGAAACTGGACTTCCACAAGGCTTATGACACGGTCAGCTGGACCTTCCTTCGGGAATGTTTGCTTCGGAAGGGCTTCGACGATTGGTGGGTGACCAGAGTAATGCAGATGGTCTCTTCAGGCCGCACCGTGGTGAACATTAATGGGGAGATCGGCCCGTTCTTCCCCACGTTCTGTGGGGTCCGCCAGGGCGACCCCTTCTCTCCATTCCTATTCAACATAGTTGTCGATGCGCTGGCGGCCATACTCGATAAGGCCAAGGCGGCGGGACACATTAAGGGGATTGTCTCGCAGCTTGTTGGAGGCAACGGGATCTCCCTCCTCgaatatgcagatgacaccattATCATGGTGGAGGGCTCTGAGAGTGATATCTCGAACCTCAAGTTCCTCTTATTGTGCTTCCAGCAGATGTCCAGCCTTAGgatcaacttcgacaagagtgaGGTTATGGCCTTGGGCTACGCCCAAGACGAGCGACAAAGCATAGCGGATCGGCTTAACTGCCAGCTTGGGTGCTTCGCCACGACTTATCTGGGGATACCCATTAGTGACGCCAGGCTTACGGTGGCCGAGCTGCGCCCCACGGTGGGGAAGATCCAACACCGGATCGAGCCCTGGCAGGGTCGGTGGCTCTCGAAAGCGGCCCGTACGGTGCTCATTAACTCGTCCCTCTCCAGCCTCCTATTATTCATCATGAGCTTCTATAGCCTTCCGGAGACTCTTCATCACGAGATTGCCACCGTTCAGGGGCGCTTCTTCTGGGCCGGCGAGGGTGATAAGCAGAAATACCACATGGTCAGGTGGTCTGAGATCTGCAAACCTCGCGACTAGGGCGGCCTTGGGATCATGTCCTCCAAACGCATGAATATTGCCCTTCTGACTCGGTGGCTCTGGAGGATTAGCAACGGAGATGGTGGCATGTGGCTACGCATTATTCAGCAGAAATACCTCCGAGGCCAACCTCTTGCCTTCTGTCAGCGATCTGGGGGCTCCCAGTTTTGGCAATCCATCATTCTGCTCCTCCTTGTCCTCCGGATCGGGACCTCGATCGAGATTGGTTCCGGCACCGCCACGCTGTTTTGGTTCAATTGCCGGACTGGTGACATGCCCCTGGCGGCCCGCTTCCCAGACCTGTTCTCCATCGCGGTTGCCCCTCAGATCTCCGTGGCGaccgcccttattgacttagggtggCTTGTGTTTCGGAGGCCTTTTGGTCCTGTTGAGAATGCGGACTGGTAGGAGTTGCTTGACTGTATTGCTCTCCATGATCCGGAGCTCACGTTTGACGATGACCGCGCCAGGTGGCGCCTCGAGCCGTCCGGTCAATTCTCCACCAAATCTCTCTATCTGGCCATCGCCCCCTCGCTTGGCCATGAGGCTCTTTCCTCCAATTGGGAGATTCGCCTCCCCTTGAAAATTAGGATCTTCCTGTGGCAATGGATTCACGGTCGCCTCCCTTCTGGCGTTGAGGTTTTGAAGCGCAATGGCACTGGTGATGGGCGTTGCCCGCTCTGTGGGCCTGAAGAAGATTCGAACCATATCTTCTTCACCTGCGTGTCTGCGCAGTTCCTATGGAGCTGTTTCCGTGAGATTGTGGGTGGAAGCTGGGACCATACCAACTTCCCCGCTCTCTTTGCCGAACTCTAGGNNNNNNNNNNNNNNNNNNNNNNNNNNNNNNNNNNNNNNNNNNNNNNNNNNNNNNNNNNNNNNNNNNNNNNNNNNNNNNNNNNNNNNNNNNNNNNNNNNNNNNNNNNNNNNNNNNNNNNNNNNNNNNNNNNNNNNNNNNNNNNNNNNNNNNNNNNNNNNNNNNNNNNNNNNNNNNNNNNNNNNNNNNNNNNNNNNNNNNNNNNNNNNNNNNNNNNNNNNNNNNNNNNNNNNNNNNNNNNNNNNNNNNNNNNNNNNNNNNNNNNNNNNNNNNNNNNNNNNNNNNNNNNNNNNNNNNNNNNNNNNNNNNNNNNNNNNNNNNNNNNNNNNNNNNNNNNNNNNNNNNNNNNNNNNNNNNNNNNNNNNNCATTAGGTGGCCGACCATTGGGGTCCTTTCCTAGACGTTGTGTACTGTTAGGAATAAACTTGTGATTCAGCGTATCCCACTTCGTCATGCTACTGACGCTTTGTTCAAATGGTCTagttacttgcagctttggcggccactTTGCCGCCCCAGGGAGAGAGACgccatcacctccatcatcacccAGCTTCGCGTGATGGCTCTCTGGTTGGCTCCACCGCtccccccaccaccgcctgagccaGATTAGCTCTTCATCGTCATCGATGCCGCCACCGTTTGTTGTCTGTGCGTTCCTTGTTGCTTTGTTGGGCTTGTTGGGCTGTACCCACAGCTGAACCTATGTTGTGTGTTGTGTTTCGTGCGTTTGTGTTGGACCTTCGCGCGGTGgcgttgggtgtgtgtgtgtgtttcggaTGATACCTTGTGGACTTTGTGCTcggtggttgctttatttataaagcggggcgaaagccttttccgGTAACCCTCTACAGGAGCGGCAGAGGGGTATATAATGCCCACATAATAGAGTCATTTAGCTGGTTTCTGTAAGTGCCCAGATGTTGGGGCCCTATGCCTTTCGAAGAGCGTATCCAGAAACATATAGTGAAATGGCATCGCCCAAATTTTCAGGTAGGAACCCAGACAGTCTAGAGGATGCCCGGATGTCTGGGATGAGGCTATGATTGTTCGGCTAGCTCAAATGCCAAAGGAACAGAGGAGAGATAGCCAGATGAAATGATGCTCCGAGAAATTCAGGCAAAATGTCTTTGCTTGACCGGACGTCGAGGATGGTTCTCGGATGGCCCGGCTTGGTGGAAATCCTACTAGAACAATACATAAGGTGTTCAAATGTCTGCTTGACGTCTGGCACATCCGGGATAGCCCAGGTGAAAACATTGCTCTGGATATCTGTCCGGGCGGCACTTTCGGGCTGCTGCCGAATGTCCAGGATGGATCCTGGATTGTCTGGCTTTGGGGAAAATGCCCATGTGGTCTCTCGGTGGCTAAGCCGGATGTCCGGGAGGAATTCCAAATGGTCCGACCATAGGCCGAACATTCGGGTAGCAACCCAGACAATTCGGCAGTGAATGTGGCTATTGACAATCTGACAAGTGGAGTATAGTGTCTATGTTGACCTAAGACTTTTTGGTAGTGATGTGAGTGAAATGATGTTTACAAGATTTTGACTTGAGCAAATCTTTCGGGAACCCCTTTGACCCTCTCATAATAGTGTGCCATCCCTATAATTCAAGAATTAACTGGAAAAAGCTACAGTTCTCATCTTGTTTTCACCATGCTTGAgtcatattcattttgatgggtccacgtTCTACACACATAGATGCCAAGGGGACtaagaacttgtgtatatattcacTTAGCAAACATATGAATAGGGGCAAGATTGCACTTTTAGTCTTCCCATTTTTGGAGTTGGTGACAACATACATATAAATCTCAATAGAATGAAACATTTTGAGCTTAGGAGAGCACAAAGTTGTATGACTTAGACGAGGTCCCATTAGCATGTGCATGAATGACCTTGATGTAAAACAAGATGTGCATGAAGGGTTGGCTCCCCCTAAATCATACAAAAACTATAAGCATTTGAGAAACTTATATGGAATTGATGCATATTACAAATGCATTGCATTGTGTTAGGTTGGAACACATAATTTTGCAAGAGGCTAAATACTATCACATGATACATCATTGTAAAGAATATAATTATAAATAGCCTCATCCATACATGGTACAGGTTCACAACCACATAATGTAAGTTTTAACACGAACATATAGAGACCTGCTGTAGGAGCTActacagatgttatgaatgtctggcaggctcgatctgatgactactctatatttcagtgtgccatgctttacggcttagaaccgggacttcaaagatgttttgaacgtcatagagcatatgagatgttccaagagttgaagttaatatttcaagcaaatgcccgggttgagagatatgaagtctccaacaagttctatagctgcaaaatggaggagaacagttctatcaatgaaaacatactcaaaatgtctgggtatcataactacttgacttagctgggagttgatcttttagctaatagtgttattgacagagttcttcagtcactgccaccaagttacaaaggcttcgtgatgaactataatatgcaagggatgacgaaaacaattcccgagctctttgcaatgcttaaggccgcggagctagaaatcaagaaggagcatcaagtgttgatggttaacaagaccactagttggaaagaaaggggacttcaagaagaatggcaagcaagttgccgctctcgTGAAGAAGCCGAAAGttgaacctaagcctgaaactgagtgcttctactgcaaaggaagtggtcactggaagcagaactgccccaagtatttggcggataagttgCCGCTCTCATGAAGAAGTCGAAAGctgaacctaagcctgaaactgagtgctactACTGCAAAGGAAGTGGTCACtgaaagcgaaactgccccaagtatttggcggataagaaggatggcaaagtgaacaaaggtatatttgatctacatgttattgatgtgttccttactaatgctcgtagtagcgcctgggtatttgatactggtttggttgctcatatttgtaactcgaaacaggagctgtggaataaacaaagattggctaaggacgaggtgatgatgcgcgttgggaatggttccaaggtcgatgtgatcgccgtcggcactctacctctacatctaccttcggggttagttttagacctcaataattgttatttcgtgccagtgttaagcatgaacattatatttggatcttgtttattgcgagacgattattcatttaagttagagaataatggttattctatttatatgaataatatcttttatggtcatgcacccttgatgaatggtctgTTCTTGTtaaatcttgattgtagtgatacacatattcataatattgatgccaaaagatgcaaagttgataatgatagtgcaacatatttgtgtcattgtcgtttaggtcatattggtgtaaagtgcctgaagtaactccatgcagatggacttttggaatcacttgattgtgaatcatttgatacttgcgaaccgtgccgcatgggcaagatgactaaaactctgttctctggaataatggagtgagctaatgacttattggaaataatagatactgatgtatgtggtccaatgagtgttgaagcatgcggcgggtatcgttattttctgaccttcgtagatgattgatgacccacaagtatacgggatagttgtagcctctttcaataagtaagagttttgaacccaacgaggagctaaaggtagaacaaatactctctcaagtcctatcggccactgatacgactctacgcacgcttgacgttcgctttacctagaacaagtatgaaactagaagtactttgtaggtgtgataggctaggtttgcaagaatataaagagcaagtaaacataaactaggggctgtttagataaagatgcaataaagtaaatattagtagagagctttttgttacgagaaagttatttgtctaaggcaatcgataactagaccggtaatcattgttgaaattctatttgagggagaggcataagctaacatactttctctacttggatcatatgcacttatgattggaactctagcaagcgtccgcaactactaaagattcattaaggtaaaacccaaccatagcatgaaagtatcaagtccccttttatcccatacgcaaacaacctacttactcgggtttgtgtttcagtcactcacgcaacccaccataagcaaatcataaacatattgcaaaccctacagcgggaatccctcatgcttgcgcgacacggagggcacaataggacagtgatgatgttatgtacctagggtagggtcatggacctgtctaagCTATCCTACcctaggacatctctagaagaaactacctgtcagtcgacctagaggtgatccactcgacggactcgaggacactcgacaatgaagataaccactcgaccatggagcttaccactcgacggccaggagatctgaagtcactctgcacacaacggtctgtcattaagtagcttttatggtcttcatagcactttatgtgggcgttaccagtaaagcttttatgtactttaaaccctgcataactgagggccggaggggtctggcgaactctatataagccacccccctcctcagtgaaaagggttcgcacccctgtaattcatactcatataatccagtcgaccgcctccaggctccgagacgtagggctgttagttcctccgagaagggcctggactcgtaAATCTctcgcgtatacaactactccatagctaggatcttgcctctccatacctacccctctTTCTACTGCCAGACTTAGAACCAcgccagttggcgcccaccttggggcaggtgtcttagcgacttattggagaagttgcaattttcccGGTCtctttcatcatggtttcaggaggagttttggtcgagggccgcgagatccgtctcggcgtgctcacgttcatcgccgacgactctgcttggcttcaggagggtccactcgacatcgacgcgctcccggtccgcggagcgacacactttcgcgcgtgtgtccgcggcgtcctcctgcggcaaccgtcgacccagtattggtcggtcgttgtgtcatcctcccttcctgcttcccgccggcgcaagcgctccggtcggtcgaggcttcagcggtgggtgaggcacgcggtggatcgccagtcgaccacccaccaagttgcggcaatcgagcccgacgaatctctctatagcctgttcgacctgtcgactggctccgtagagactgcatccgagtgcgacaacagtgatccagcggcggaagttgtgatggtcaatggaccgcgcagtcctcccggcttccccctTGCTGACGGAGGCGACGGTGGAGGCGACCCAGCGCAGGTCCACGACGAGTATCAACCTAAGCCACTCACTTCGctgcaaagagaagatcttcgccgccggaacatggatacgctgcatactcctatcattggagaaacccctgaggctcgcgccttggaggacgcgcgtttggccaaccTGGCCGAGCACTCtgactagagaacctccagcgagcactcgacgagtgtGCACAGCAACGGGTCCCGGACTCCAGTCGTTGCCAGCTCTTTCCACCAcctactcaggtatatcgaactccgatccagaatttagcagctgcagcccgtatagcagagtcaatttagccttcccagtcagaggctggcagaggcttgatgcagatcagggatttgctcc is a window of Triticum dicoccoides isolate Atlit2015 ecotype Zavitan chromosome 2B, WEW_v2.0, whole genome shotgun sequence DNA encoding:
- the LOC119364754 gene encoding chitinase 4-like, yielding MARSPMAMLPFLVLGVAALVLSAAGMVAAQKCGCRANECCSQYGYCGTTDAYCGQGCQSGPCSGSGGGGGTGASVESVVTEAFFNGIKSRAGNGCAGKSFYTRRSFLAGARANPNFGKGRTGDDGKREIAAFFAHVTHETGHMCYIEEIGGASQNYCDRKYTQWPCASGKGYYGRGPLQLTWNYNYGAAGKSVGFDGLNNPEKVAQDPEVAFKAALWFWMNNVKQVLPRGFGATTRAINSGECNGGNAAAMNARAGYYRAYCKQFGVDPGSSLTC